Below is a genomic region from Gammaproteobacteria bacterium.
GGCTTCAATCAATTGGTTGAGCCGATCGATGGCTTCCATGGTGGTTGTGGCCGTGAACTTAGCCACCTCCTGGAGGTTGCTCGTGAGTTCGTTGATGGCGGTGCCCACCTGTCCGATTTCATCACCGGTTTCGATGGGGACCACCTGGCTGAGATCGCCCTCATTGATTTTGGCGGCCACGTCCGCCATTTTTTGCAAGGGGTGGGTAATATTCTTGATAAACATCATTAATACAATCGCTACAACCAGCGTTAATACTCCAAACATGATGACCACTTTGTTGCGTAAATTGATCAACGGTTGGGAAACTGCATCATCGGTCGCATGGGCAGGTACAGCACACATTTCCGTTTGCAGTCCGGTGCGATTCATCTCGAAATAGAATTCGACACCAATGAGCATAGCTGCAAAGGCGATCAACAGAAAATAGTTGATCAGACGGGTTTGCAGTTTATTGTTCATATACCAAATCCCTGGACTATTTTCATCAAAGAAGTTGTTTTAGCGAAGGAGTAAATTATGTATGCACGGCCAATGCCATATAAACGAAACCATATTTATTTGTATGTGACTATTTTTACCCGCATACCCGGATAGATCTTGTGTGGATTTTTGATTTTGCTGAGCTTGGCCAGTTCTTTATAACGGAAAGGGTTCTGTATATAGCGCTTGGCGATATCCCACAAGGTGTCACCTTTTACAACCACATGAACAATCTCCTGCTTGGTGTCGCGGCCTTGTTTGGGTTGATTTAACACAATGGTGACATCGTTGCCGATTTGTTCGATGGAGGCTTTGTACTCTTCCATCTGAGAGTCTTGCTGTTTTAATTTGCGTTCCATCCATTCGATGCGTGCACGCATGTCGCTGATAAGTTGTAAGTCTGTGGCGTTACCGGACGTGGTGTCGCCGTCGTGATACCCGGCTACTTTCGTTTCCAACGCCGTTAAAGCAGACTGAAGTGCAGCAATGTTGTCTTCGGCGAACTTCATACGTGTGAGCAGGGATTCCAATTGAGAATTTGTGCTGCTCTGCATCTTCTCCCATGATTGCATGGCAATTTCTCGAATTTCCGATTTTGTTAGAGAATGTGCCACGGATTGCGTCTCAGTTGGTTTAGAGCCCACGGCAGAGCCGCTGGAGGACATAGAGCCAGAGCCATCAGCGAATGAAGAG
It encodes:
- a CDS encoding HAMP domain-containing protein; this encodes MNNKLQTRLINYFLLIAFAAMLIGVEFYFEMNRTGLQTEMCAVPAHATDDAVSQPLINLRNKVVIMFGVLTLVVAIVLMMFIKNITHPLQKMADVAAKINEGDLSQVVPIETGDEIGQVGTAINELTSNLQEVAKFTATTTMEAIDRLNQLIEAKPDNTEALSDMKDHLKTLCHFVDSFTLLHTDIDDD
- a CDS encoding LysM peptidoglycan-binding domain-containing protein, encoding MQSSTNSQLESLLTRMKFAEDNIAALQSALTALETKVAGYHDGDTTSGNATDLQLISDMRARIEWMERKLKQQDSQMEEYKASIEQIGNDVTIVLNQPKQGRDTKQEIVHVVVKGDTLWDIAKRYIQNPFRYKELAKLSKIKNPHKIYPGMRVKIVTYK